DNA from Geobacter sulfurreducens PCA:
CCCCCCGGTCCGGCAGGAGCACTACGATGGTGCTGCCTGCCGGGGCATCCCGTGCCACCTGGACGGCACCCGCCACGGCGGCGCCGCTGGACATCCCCACGAAAAGGCCCTCGCGGGCGGCCAGCTCACGGGCCGTGTCGAAGGCCGGCTCGTCATGGACCGTCAGCTTCAGGTCCAGGGCCTCGGGGTGGTAGATGGGAGGCACGATGGCTTCCTGCATGTTCTTGAGCCCCTGCACCTTGTGCCCCAATCGCGGCTCCACGCCCACGATGCGCACGGAAGGCTTCTTCTCCCGGAAATAGCGGCTCGTTCCCATCAAGGTGCCGCCCGTCCCCATGCCGGCCACGAAGAAGTCGACGGCACCGCCGGTGTCCCGGAAAATCTCAGGCGCAGTGGTCTCATAGTGAGCCAGGGGATTGTTGGGATTGGCGTACTGGTTGGGCATGTAGTAGCGGTCCGGCTCCTCTTCCAGGATGCGGTGGGCCAGCCGGATGGCTCCGTCGGTGGCCTCGTCGTGGGGAGAGAGGACCAACTCGGCGCCATAGGCCTCCAGCACGGCGCGCCGTTCAAGGCTTACGCAGGCGGGCATCACGAGCTTGACCCGGTATCCCTTGACCGTGCCGAGCATGGCCAGAGCGATGCCGGTATTGCCGGAGGTCGGCTCGAGGATGGTCTTCTCCGGCACCAACTCGCCGGACTCCTCCGCCTTGGCCAGCATGTAGAGAGCCGGACGGTCCTTGACGGAACCGCCCACGTTATTCCCCTCCAATTTGGCCAGGATGCGAACCCGCGGATTCGGGTTCAGGTGTCGCAGCTCAACGAGGGGGGTGGCGCCGATGCTGCCGGCAAGCGAAAAAGGGGGATGCTCCATGGCAGGATTCCTCTAAACGGAAAAAGGTGCTTAATGCCCCCTCATGCTATACGAACATGCCGCAAAAAACAACATTCGCGAGCCACCTCGGCTTTTGCCGCCAGGAAATCCCCATGACGAACCCGACCCTTGACGAGATCGAACGCACCTTGAAGGACTCCGGAGGGGAAAACCGGCCGGCCGCCGCCGCTTATACCCCTGCAGCCGTGGCGCTGATCTTGCGCCGGGACGCCAGCGAGGTGTCGATCCTCTTCATCGAGCGCTCCCCCCACGATGGCGATCCCTGGTCCGGCGACCTGGGGTTTCCGGGCGGCAAGGTAGAGGCGGGCGATGCCGGTCCCCGTGCCGCCGCCGAACGGGAGACTCGGGAGGAACTGGGCGTTGACCTGGCCTCGGCCCGCCTGTTGGGTCGGCTTGCCGATATCGAGGGGGCCCACCTGCCGATCCGGGTGTCCTGCTTCGTCTACGGTGTGACCGGAGCACTTTCCCTTCACCCGGGCGGCGAGGTCCGCGACGCCTTCTGGGTCTCCCTGGAGGCACTGTGCGATCCCGCCCGCCACGTAACTGCGCCGGTCCGCTTCGGCGGCGAACCCTTCGAGCGACCGGCCATCATCCTTCCCGTGTCAGGAAAGCCGGTCCTGTGGGGGATCACCTACCGGCTCGTGATGCAGTTCCTGGCCCTCCTCGGCAAGGCACGGGGATGAGCGCCGTGGAGATCCTCTTTCGCGACCAATACCTGGTGGCCGTGCACAAGCCGGCCGGGCTCCTGGTGCACCGAAGCCCCATCGACCGCCATGAAACCCGTTTCGCCCTCCAGGAGGTGCGCGACCTCCTCGGCCGCCGGGTCTATCCCGTTCATCGCCTCGACAAGCCCACCTCCGGCGTCCTGGTGTTCGCCCTGGACCCGGCAACGGCCCGTTCGCTCGGCGATGCCTTCGCCGGCGGCCGGGTGAACAAGACCTACCTGGCGGTCACCCGGGGGATTGTCCCGCCGGAGGGAATCATTGACCACTCCCTGAGCGAAGAACCGGACCGGCTGGACGGTGCGAAGAGCTCACCAGCAGCGCCTCAGCCGGCGGTCACCGTTTTCCGGCGACTCGCGGAAGCAGAACTGCCCGTGGTAACGGGGCGCTATGCCTCCTCCCGCTACTCACTTGCGGAACTAACACCCCACACCGGCCGCCGCCACCAGCTGCGGCGCCACATGAAGCACATCTTCCACCCGATCATCGGCGACACCACCTACGGCGAAGGGCGCCACAACCGCTTCTTCCGGGAAGAGTTCGGCTGCGGCCGTCTCCTGCTCCATGCCGCGGAGCTTTCGCTGCCGCATCCCGCAAGCGGAGAAACCCTGACCATCGCCGCACCGCCGGACCGGGAGCTCGCCCGCCTCCTGGATCGCCTCGGCTGGCTGGCTGCGGCGACCGGTCGCGGGCGGCCGGGCATGCCTGCGCCGCCTTGATTTTTGCCGTGGCGGCGCGTATGGTACGCGCAGGGACAACCATTGCGCGCTGTGTTACTCTTTTCAGGCAGGGAGGTACATGTCATGGGAGAGAATACGAGTCTTGAGAAGGCTACCTTCGGGGCCGGCTGTTTCTGGCATGTGGAAGAGGAGTTCCGCCGCGTGCCCGGAGTCGTCTCAACCCTGGCGGGATATATGGGGGGATGGAAGGAACACCCCACCTACGAGGAGGTCTGCTCCAAGACCACCGGCCACGCCGAGGTGGTGGAGGTGACCTTTGACCCCGCCGCCGTCACCTATGACCACCTGCTGCGGGTCTTCTGGGACTGCCACGACCCGACCCAGCTCAACCGGCAGGGCCCCGACATCGGCACCAACTACCGCTCCGTCATCTTTTACCACTCGCCGGACCAAGAGCGGGCGGCCCGGGCCTCCCTAGAGCACGAGCAGCGTTCCGGGCGCCATGCCCGCCCCATCGTTACCGAGATCGTTCCGGCTGCCACCTTCTGGTGGGCCGAGGAATACCACCAGCACTACCTGGAAAAACGGGGCGGCGGCAGTTGCCGCTGGTAGGCCGGCGGATATTCTCCGCGAGCCCGGCGCGTGAACTCCCGCCCACGGGCAAATGACCCGACGCACGCACACTATCCCCATCCCACGAGGATCCCATGAACATCATTGACCTGCGCAGCGACACCGTTACCCGGCCGAGCCCTGCCATGCGCGCCGCCATGGCGGGAGCCGAGGTAGGGGACGACGTCTATGGCGAAGACCCGACCGTGAACCGGCTGGAGGAACTGGGCGCCGCCACGCTCGGCACGGAAGCGGCCCTGTTCACCGCCAGCGGTACCCAGGCCAATCTTCTGGCTCTCCTGGCCCACTGCCGGCGTGGTGACGAATACATTGCCGGCCAGACCGCCCACTGCTATCGCTACGAAGGGGGCGGTGCCGCCGCTTTGGGGGGCATCCAGCCCCAGCCCCTGGAGGTGGAACCCGACGGGACCCTCGATCTCTCAGCCGTGGCCGCCGCCATCAAGCCGGACGACCTCCACTTCGCCCGCACCCGGCTCCTCTGCCTGGAAAACACCCATGCCGGGCGGGTTCTTCCCCTGGACTACCTGGCACGCGCCAGACGGCTCTGCAACGAGCAGAGCCTTGGCCTGCACATGGACGGTGCCCGCATCTTCAATGCCGCCGTAAAGCTCGGCGTACCGGTCCGCGAGATCGCCGGTCACGTGGATTCGGTGTCGGTCTGCCTCTCCAAGGGGCTCGGCGCCCCGGTGGGGTCGCTGCTCTGCGGGGGAAGGGAGTTCGTCGCCACGGCCCGCCGGTGGCGCAAGGCGGTCGGAGGAGGCATGCGCCAGGCCGGCATCCTGGCGGCCGCCGGCATCCTGGCGCTGACCGAAAACGTTGACCGGCTCGCCGAGGACCATGCCAACGCCCGCCGCTTGGCCGAGGGGTTGGCCGCCATCCCGGGGCTGGGCCTTGACCCGTCCCAGGTCCAGACCAACATGGTATTCCTGTGCCTCCCTCTCCGGACGGCGGACCGGCTCGCCTCATTTCTCAACGAACAGGGAATTCTCATCTCCGGCCGGGAAAGTATCCGTCTCGTCACCCACCTTGACGTAACCTCTTCGGACGTGGAACGGGTTATCGCGGCATTCGGCGCATTCTTCGCCGGCCACGGCGAGATGCAACCGGGAGCATCGTCATGATGGTCCGCAGTCTCACAGCCATGCTTGTCCTTGCCGCTACCGTGGCGCTCACACCGGCACTGCTCCATTCCGCCCCGGACAAGCCCGGCCGGACAGCCGAATCCCGTAACCCCTCAGTGGTCATCTTCGTCGGTGAAGGCTGACCCTACTGCGATGAGGTGGAAAGGTTTTTCACCGAAAAGGGCATCCCCTACACCTGCCGCGACATCCGCCGCGACCGCGCCGCGTTCCGGGAGTGGCGCGAGCGCTACGGCGGCGAGATCGTACCCATGGTAGTCCTCGATGGAGGAAAGAAGGTTATCGACGGCTGCGACATTCCTGCCATCGAACGCGCCCTGGCGGACATTCGCTCCTCCCGGCCGTGAGCACCCCGTGCGCCTCGCACACATCGCAGCAACCCAACCCCTTGTTATTCGACGAAAACCCCCACAGCTTTTTATTGACTTTTAATGTGAGCTCTTTTATTGTTTCGGCAATTCTCATGACAGAGGAGACCGGACTCATTCCCATCCGCTAGGACGGCGGCCCGCGCGATTCACCCGGAATCAGACCTTTCCTGGCATTTCCCATCACAGCGAACGGTGACTCACGGTAGCCGGAGTGCTTAACGGTACCGCCGTGCGTCCATGCCCCGTCATGCCCATCGATGCCGGGTTCGATCCTGCCTTCGGCCGTCGCACAGCAGCGGCCGGCAGAGAGGTTTATCCATCCATGCATCTGACCGACTGCTTCACAGACGTTATGGCCTACCTGAACCACTCCCTCCGGACCATCGGGGTCCGACAGCCCCCCTACGGAGAAATTCGCTGTGAAATCGAACGGTTCATGGCGACGGCGGATGCCGCAGCCCGCAGCGAAGGGCTCGACGGGGAGGAATTCGACCTGGCGCGCTTCGCCGTCTGCGCCTGGATCGACGAAGCGATTCTCTCCTCATCATGGGAAGAAAAAAACACCTGGCTGAAGGAACAACTCCAGCGCATCCACTACGCCACCACCGACGCGGGGGAGGAATTCTTCACCAGGCTCACGGCGCTCGGGCTCAATCAGCGGGAGGTGCGGGAAGTGTTCTATCTCTGCCTGGCCTTCGGCTTTACCGGCAAATACTGCAAGCCTGGCGACGAGTACCACCTGGAACAGTTGAAAACCGCCCAGCTGAAACTGCTGATGGGAAGTTCGGTAGGACTTCCCTCTCTGGAACGGACCGAACTCTTTCCCGAGGCATGGCCGTCGGGGCCGGCACCGGCAACCGTCCGCCCCGGACGCGGGCAGGGAAGCCGGGCGTTCCTGGTTGCCGTGGCAGCTGTGCCGGTGGCCTTGTTCCTGATTCTGCTCCTGGCCTACCGCTTCACGCTCACGGGCGTGGGTGACACGTTCCTGAGGACGGTACCATACTGAAATGAGCGAACGGATGATGAAATCGCTGAAATGGCTGCTGCTGGCGAGTGTCGTCGTGCTCACGGTATTCCTGGTGGCCGGGATCGTCCTGGCGCTCGACTGGCCCTGGTGGGTGACCTTCTGCCTGTTGCTGCTCCTTGCCGGAATCGCAGCGGGGGCCATACTGCTGCGGTCCCTACTGCTGCGGCGCCGGGAGCGACACTTCGTCAGGGAGGTTATCGAGCAGGAAAAAGACACCCTCTCCACCCTGTCAGACGGAAGCCGTACGCATCTGGACCAGCTCGCTCAACAGTGGAAAGAAGGGGTGGGAGCCCTCAGAGGCTCGCACCTCAAGCGACGGGGCAACCCCCTCTACGTGCTCCCCTGGTACCTGGTCATCGGCGAGAGCGGTTCCGGCAAGAGCACGAGCCTTGCCA
Protein-coding regions in this window:
- a CDS encoding PLP-dependent cysteine synthase family protein yields the protein MEHPPFSLAGSIGATPLVELRHLNPNPRVRILAKLEGNNVGGSVKDRPALYMLAKAEESGELVPEKTILEPTSGNTGIALAMLGTVKGYRVKLVMPACVSLERRAVLEAYGAELVLSPHDEATDGAIRLAHRILEEEPDRYYMPNQYANPNNPLAHYETTAPEIFRDTGGAVDFFVAGMGTGGTLMGTSRYFREKKPSVRIVGVEPRLGHKVQGLKNMQEAIVPPIYHPEALDLKLTVHDEPAFDTARELAAREGLFVGMSSGAAVAGAVQVARDAPAGSTIVVLLPDRGDRYLSTVLFRSVCGKCPP
- a CDS encoding NUDIX hydrolase, which produces MTNPTLDEIERTLKDSGGENRPAAAAYTPAAVALILRRDASEVSILFIERSPHDGDPWSGDLGFPGGKVEAGDAGPRAAAERETREELGVDLASARLLGRLADIEGAHLPIRVSCFVYGVTGALSLHPGGEVRDAFWVSLEALCDPARHVTAPVRFGGEPFERPAIILPVSGKPVLWGITYRLVMQFLALLGKARG
- a CDS encoding tRNA pseudouridine(65) synthase TruC; its protein translation is MSAVEILFRDQYLVAVHKPAGLLVHRSPIDRHETRFALQEVRDLLGRRVYPVHRLDKPTSGVLVFALDPATARSLGDAFAGGRVNKTYLAVTRGIVPPEGIIDHSLSEEPDRLDGAKSSPAAPQPAVTVFRRLAEAELPVVTGRYASSRYSLAELTPHTGRRHQLRRHMKHIFHPIIGDTTYGEGRHNRFFREEFGCGRLLLHAAELSLPHPASGETLTIAAPPDRELARLLDRLGWLAAATGRGRPGMPAPP
- the msrA gene encoding peptide-methionine (S)-S-oxide reductase MsrA, producing the protein MGENTSLEKATFGAGCFWHVEEEFRRVPGVVSTLAGYMGGWKEHPTYEEVCSKTTGHAEVVEVTFDPAAVTYDHLLRVFWDCHDPTQLNRQGPDIGTNYRSVIFYHSPDQERAARASLEHEQRSGRHARPIVTEIVPAATFWWAEEYHQHYLEKRGGGSCRW
- the ltaE gene encoding low-specificity L-threonine aldolase; the protein is MNIIDLRSDTVTRPSPAMRAAMAGAEVGDDVYGEDPTVNRLEELGAATLGTEAALFTASGTQANLLALLAHCRRGDEYIAGQTAHCYRYEGGGAAALGGIQPQPLEVEPDGTLDLSAVAAAIKPDDLHFARTRLLCLENTHAGRVLPLDYLARARRLCNEQSLGLHMDGARIFNAAVKLGVPVREIAGHVDSVSVCLSKGLGAPVGSLLCGGREFVATARRWRKAVGGGMRQAGILAAAGILALTENVDRLAEDHANARRLAEGLAAIPGLGLDPSQVQTNMVFLCLPLRTADRLASFLNEQGILISGRESIRLVTHLDVTSSDVERVIAAFGAFFAGHGEMQPGASS
- a CDS encoding glutaredoxin family protein, encoding MMVRSLTAMLVLAATVALTPALLHSAPDKPGRTAESRNPSVVIFVGEGUPYCDEVERFFTEKGIPYTCRDIRRDRAAFREWRERYGGEIVPMVVLDGGKKVIDGCDIPAIERALADIRSSRP
- a CDS encoding DotU family type IV/VI secretion system protein, producing the protein MPIDAGFDPAFGRRTAAAGREVYPSMHLTDCFTDVMAYLNHSLRTIGVRQPPYGEIRCEIERFMATADAAARSEGLDGEEFDLARFAVCAWIDEAILSSSWEEKNTWLKEQLQRIHYATTDAGEEFFTRLTALGLNQREVREVFYLCLAFGFTGKYCKPGDEYHLEQLKTAQLKLLMGSSVGLPSLERTELFPEAWPSGPAPATVRPGRGQGSRAFLVAVAAVPVALFLILLLAYRFTLTGVGDTFLRTVPY